The following proteins come from a genomic window of Finegoldia magna ATCC 29328:
- a CDS encoding aspartate kinase, which translates to MKVVKFGGSSLADANQLKKVKDIIMNDDARKFIVVSAPGKGVNNKHKVTDLLAMCHELSAHDLNFNEVFEIIENIYKNIVDDLVLNIDIDKILSDVKKEITNGASYDFVVSRGEFMSAKVLAAYLDYDFVDAKDLIVFDDGELDIVKSHENIKNILTKHDRAVVPGFYGVDEYNNVHTFSRGGSDVTGSVIAASLDCEMYENFTDVSGFLVADPRIVKNPKPMGTITYHELRELSYMGAKVLHEEAIFPLRDKNIPINIKNTNAPDEAGTLILSKCDVKNKNIVTGISGKKDFTVINLEKVNMNTEKDFFRKLTTVFESNDILIEHMPSSIDSVSVLVSDSSITPKLNKVLEELKIYLDVDKISWERDISLIAVVGRGMINEKGVSSSTFTALAKEGVNIKMISQGSSEINIIIGVETKDFEKAIRSIYKEFYKED; encoded by the coding sequence ATGAAAGTTGTAAAATTTGGTGGCAGTTCACTGGCTGATGCTAATCAATTGAAAAAAGTTAAGGATATTATCATGAATGATGATGCACGCAAGTTCATCGTTGTTTCTGCGCCTGGAAAAGGCGTGAATAATAAGCACAAGGTGACAGATTTATTGGCGATGTGTCACGAATTGAGTGCGCATGATTTGAATTTTAATGAGGTTTTCGAGATCATTGAGAATATTTACAAAAATATTGTCGATGATCTTGTTTTGAATATTGACATTGATAAAATTCTTTCTGATGTAAAAAAAGAAATTACAAATGGCGCAAGTTATGATTTTGTTGTGAGTCGTGGTGAGTTTATGAGTGCAAAAGTGCTTGCGGCGTATTTGGATTATGATTTCGTGGATGCGAAGGATTTGATTGTATTCGATGATGGCGAGTTGGATATTGTAAAATCACATGAAAATATCAAAAATATTTTGACGAAACACGACAGAGCTGTGGTGCCGGGATTTTACGGCGTTGACGAATATAATAATGTACACACTTTTTCTCGCGGGGGTTCTGATGTTACAGGATCAGTCATTGCGGCGAGCTTGGACTGTGAGATGTATGAAAATTTCACTGACGTGTCAGGATTTTTGGTTGCAGATCCAAGAATTGTTAAAAATCCTAAACCGATGGGGACAATTACGTATCATGAACTTCGTGAGCTTTCATATATGGGTGCAAAAGTTTTGCACGAAGAGGCGATATTTCCACTTAGAGACAAGAACATTCCTATAAATATCAAAAATACAAATGCTCCAGATGAAGCAGGAACGTTGATTTTGTCGAAGTGCGATGTGAAAAACAAAAATATTGTGACTGGAATTTCTGGAAAGAAAGATTTCACTGTTATAAATCTTGAAAAAGTGAATATGAATACGGAGAAGGATTTTTTCAGAAAATTGACGACGGTTTTTGAATCCAACGATATTTTGATTGAACACATGCCATCGAGTATTGATTCTGTTTCTGTTTTGGTTTCTGATTCATCCATCACACCGAAATTAAATAAGGTTCTTGAGGAATTGAAAATTTATTTGGATGTAGATAAGATTTCTTGGGAAAGAGATATCTCGCTAATCGCAGTGGTTGGTCGAGGTATGATTAATGAAAAAGGAGTATCGTCGAGTACTTTTACAGCTCTTGCAAAAGAAGGCGTAAATATCAAGATGATCAGCCAAGGTTCCAGCGAAATCAATATTATTATTGGCGTTGAAACAAAAGATTTTGAAAAGGCAATTCGTTCTATATATAAAGAATTTTACAAGGAGGACTAA
- a CDS encoding aspartate-semialdehyde dehydrogenase, with translation MKVNVAVVGATGLVGSMMLKVLSEKNFPIDKLYLFSSKKSAGSEVEYCGKKYTVEELNENSFEGKDIKIALFSAGGSVSEKYAPIAAKAGVTVIDNSSHFRMNPDVPLVVPEINPEDIKTNKGIIANPNCSTIQSVLPLKPIHDKYKIKRVIYSTYQSVSGSGVKGISDLEEGTQLAYKYPIRNNCIPQIDVFMDNGYTKEEMKMIDETKKILHDDIRVTATTVRVPVKTSHSVSINVETEKPFEIEDVKKIIADYPGMDLQDDIENEIYPMAITSAGKNEVFVGRIRRDFTVDNGLNLWCCADNIRKGAATNAVQIALKVLEG, from the coding sequence ATGAAGGTTAATGTAGCGGTTGTAGGTGCAACTGGACTTGTTGGAAGTATGATGTTAAAAGTTTTGAGTGAGAAAAATTTTCCAATCGATAAATTATACTTATTCAGTTCGAAAAAATCAGCTGGATCTGAAGTTGAATACTGTGGCAAAAAATACACTGTCGAAGAATTAAACGAAAATTCGTTTGAAGGTAAGGATATTAAAATTGCGCTATTTTCAGCAGGAGGATCTGTAAGTGAAAAATACGCACCAATCGCAGCAAAAGCAGGTGTCACAGTTATTGACAACAGCTCACATTTCAGAATGAATCCAGATGTTCCATTGGTAGTTCCAGAAATAAATCCGGAAGATATTAAAACGAATAAGGGAATAATTGCAAATCCTAACTGTTCTACAATTCAATCAGTTCTTCCATTAAAACCAATTCACGATAAGTACAAGATCAAAAGAGTGATTTATTCGACTTATCAATCAGTATCAGGATCTGGTGTGAAGGGGATTTCTGATTTGGAGGAAGGAACACAACTTGCATACAAATATCCAATCAGAAACAATTGTATTCCACAAATCGATGTTTTCATGGACAACGGATATACGAAGGAAGAAATGAAAATGATTGATGAAACTAAGAAAATTCTTCACGATGATATCCGCGTGACTGCTACGACCGTTCGAGTTCCTGTAAAAACTTCGCACAGCGTTTCAATTAACGTTGAAACTGAAAAACCATTCGAAATTGAAGATGTGAAGAAAATTATCGCAGATTATCCAGGAATGGATCTTCAAGATGATATCGAAAATGAAATCTATCCAATGGCTATCACATCAGCTGGTAAAAACGAGGTTTTTGTTGGAAGAATCAGACGCGATTTTACTGTGGATAACGGGCTTAATTTATGGTGTTGTGCTGATAATATCAGAAAAGGTGCTGCAACAAATGCCGTACAAATCGCACTAAAAGTTTTGGAGGGTTAA
- a CDS encoding homoserine dehydrogenase, whose product MKIAIMGFGTVGCGVEEILYKKRKSLIKNNFDIQIDKILIKNTDKQRFPHQKDLVFTDDFDEVLNSDVDTVIDVTSSLEETHERIVALMNAGKNIVTANKAVVSKYFEELNELAVKNDVYFSYEASVAGAIPVIHPIMEEIFFSDMNKIYGILNGTSNYILSKMETEGLSYDEVLKKAQDLGYAEADPTADVGGLDAMRKIRIVSSLIYNSKINEEDIFTFGISNVTKTDFEFAKNLGYSIRLLAKCALEANNINISVIPTFVADDFFAKTFEGTNAIKVWGENFNSYEFKGPGAGKLETADAIMRDLLRILAKREIKTFYDATNSFEVENNIKHKFYIRTTEVTDGLKNIIDREKTSGENHMIVTKKVSLDELTSAIEKFDQVFISEIEEEK is encoded by the coding sequence GTGAAAATCGCAATAATGGGGTTTGGAACTGTAGGATGCGGTGTAGAAGAAATTCTATACAAAAAAAGAAAATCCCTAATAAAAAATAACTTCGACATACAAATAGACAAAATTTTGATAAAAAATACAGATAAACAAAGATTTCCACACCAAAAAGACCTCGTATTTACTGATGATTTTGATGAGGTTTTAAATTCTGATGTGGACACAGTCATTGATGTTACATCGAGCCTTGAAGAAACTCACGAAAGAATTGTGGCGTTGATGAATGCTGGTAAAAATATAGTGACGGCAAACAAGGCTGTTGTTTCCAAATATTTTGAAGAGTTAAATGAGCTTGCTGTGAAAAACGATGTGTATTTTTCATACGAAGCTTCAGTTGCTGGTGCAATTCCTGTAATTCATCCTATCATGGAAGAAATATTTTTCAGCGACATGAATAAAATATATGGGATTTTGAATGGAACTTCCAATTATATTTTGTCCAAAATGGAAACTGAAGGATTATCTTACGATGAAGTTTTGAAAAAAGCACAAGATTTGGGATACGCTGAGGCTGATCCAACTGCGGATGTCGGTGGATTGGATGCTATGAGAAAAATCAGAATCGTCTCCTCGCTTATTTATAATTCTAAGATAAATGAAGAAGATATTTTTACATTTGGAATTTCAAATGTGACAAAAACTGATTTTGAATTTGCAAAAAACTTGGGATATTCCATCAGACTTCTCGCAAAATGCGCATTAGAAGCTAATAATATAAATATTTCGGTGATTCCTACATTTGTAGCTGATGATTTCTTTGCGAAAACATTCGAAGGAACAAATGCAATCAAAGTGTGGGGAGAAAACTTCAATTCATACGAATTTAAAGGACCAGGAGCGGGCAAACTTGAAACAGCCGATGCGATTATGAGAGATCTATTGAGAATTCTTGCAAAAAGAGAAATAAAAACTTTCTACGATGCGACAAATTCATTTGAAGTTGAAAATAATATTAAACACAAATTCTACATCAGAACAACTGAAGTTACAGATGGTTTGAAAAATATAATAGATAGGGAAAAAACATCAGGTGAAAATCATATGATAGTTACGAAAAAAGTTAGCTTGGATGAATTGACATCAGCAATCGAAAAATTTGACCAAGTATTCATATCGGAAATTGAGGAAGAAAAATGA
- the thrB gene encoding homoserine kinase, which translates to MRYLSTRNSNLKVSSREAILKGISEDGGLYVPESFPKFDILDHLDLSYTQLCHAILSLYLTDFVSDELLEIIEKSYASFEQDICKVAYHKDYYLELYHGRTSAFKDFALCLLPNLMIYAKKSLGINEKTLILTATSGDTGKAALEGFYNTENIDILVLYPTEGVSCIQKAQMDTTSSLNSKVISIDGNFDDAQTAAKKIFNDKDIKEELKNQNICLSSANSINIGRLLPQIVYYFYAYQDLVNNKKISAGDKISFCVPTGNFGDILAGYYAKEMGLPIEKLVIASNDNNVLTDFFTTGTYDANRDLVKTISPSMDILVSSNLERLIYHKSSDEIVKQKMTELNESKIFTFEGDFHEFKCGYATENETRNTIKEVFEDEGYLIDTHTAVAKNITDKLGLDKTVILSTASPYKFSSTVLSALGENISSDEFENIDLLYEKTGAKIPTEIKKLHSKKIIHKTKITKDKIEDEVLKFAKRGKRISVPATSANIGPGFDALGVALDLANTCEFKLTDDENTFEKNVESNLIYKSYKYTFDFYGEKIVPVEFDLDTNIPMSRGLGSSAACIVMGIMAAFSVMGKNPDEKEILKIATQIEGHPDNVAPAIFADAVASILKDDEVFVEKFEISDKFKFLAIISDFELSTQKAREVLPENYTKNDAVFNISRVSMLVLSLISGNEDNLKIALEDKIHEPYRLQLIPEIEKIDEIIENSDAIGHYLSGAGSTIMIILKSDDTTSESEIRNKLNKLSNSYEVMQLDIDKKGAFII; encoded by the coding sequence ATGAGATATTTATCGACAAGAAATTCTAATTTAAAAGTTTCATCACGTGAAGCAATTCTCAAAGGAATATCAGAAGATGGCGGGCTTTACGTGCCAGAATCTTTTCCAAAATTTGATATACTAGATCACTTGGATCTTTCGTATACACAACTTTGTCACGCAATCCTATCTCTTTATCTGACAGATTTTGTTAGCGACGAATTACTAGAAATAATCGAAAAATCATACGCAAGCTTCGAGCAAGACATCTGCAAAGTAGCTTATCATAAAGATTATTATTTGGAGCTTTACCATGGAAGAACATCTGCATTCAAAGATTTCGCACTTTGTTTGCTTCCAAATCTTATGATTTATGCGAAAAAATCTTTGGGAATAAATGAAAAGACGTTGATATTGACGGCGACATCTGGAGATACAGGAAAAGCTGCTCTCGAAGGATTTTACAACACAGAAAATATCGACATCTTGGTTTTGTATCCGACAGAAGGAGTAAGCTGTATCCAAAAAGCACAAATGGATACGACATCATCGCTCAACTCAAAAGTAATATCGATTGATGGGAATTTTGATGATGCACAAACGGCGGCCAAGAAGATTTTTAACGACAAAGATATAAAAGAAGAATTGAAAAATCAAAATATTTGTTTGTCATCAGCAAACTCCATTAATATTGGAAGATTGTTGCCGCAAATCGTCTACTACTTCTACGCATACCAAGATTTGGTAAATAACAAAAAAATTTCTGCCGGAGACAAAATATCATTCTGTGTACCTACAGGAAATTTTGGAGATATCTTGGCTGGATACTACGCAAAAGAAATGGGGCTTCCAATTGAAAAACTCGTCATCGCATCCAATGACAACAACGTGTTGACAGATTTTTTCACGACTGGAACTTACGATGCAAACAGAGATTTGGTCAAGACAATCTCTCCTTCGATGGATATTTTGGTTTCATCAAATCTTGAAAGATTGATTTACCACAAATCATCAGATGAAATCGTAAAACAAAAGATGACAGAATTGAATGAGTCGAAAATTTTCACATTTGAAGGAGATTTCCATGAGTTTAAATGTGGATATGCAACTGAAAATGAAACGAGAAATACTATCAAGGAAGTTTTCGAAGACGAAGGGTATTTGATAGACACTCACACTGCGGTTGCAAAAAATATTACAGACAAACTTGGCCTCGATAAAACAGTTATATTGTCGACTGCAAGCCCGTACAAATTCTCTTCCACGGTTTTGAGTGCATTGGGAGAAAATATCTCGTCAGATGAATTTGAAAATATTGATCTTCTATACGAGAAAACTGGAGCGAAAATTCCTACTGAAATCAAAAAATTACATTCCAAGAAGATAATTCATAAAACAAAAATTACAAAAGATAAAATAGAAGATGAAGTATTAAAATTTGCAAAGCGAGGCAAGAGAATTTCCGTTCCCGCAACGTCTGCAAACATTGGCCCTGGGTTTGATGCACTTGGGGTTGCGCTGGATTTGGCAAACACATGTGAATTTAAGTTGACAGATGATGAAAATACATTTGAAAAAAATGTAGAATCTAATTTGATATATAAATCATACAAGTATACATTTGATTTTTACGGAGAAAAAATAGTTCCTGTGGAATTTGACCTCGATACTAATATTCCAATGTCACGAGGACTCGGATCGTCTGCAGCTTGTATCGTAATGGGAATAATGGCGGCATTTTCAGTCATGGGAAAAAATCCTGACGAAAAAGAAATATTGAAAATAGCAACTCAAATCGAAGGCCATCCCGACAACGTCGCACCAGCGATTTTCGCAGATGCAGTTGCGTCAATATTAAAAGACGATGAAGTTTTTGTGGAAAAATTTGAAATATCAGACAAATTTAAATTCCTAGCGATAATTTCAGATTTTGAGCTTTCAACACAAAAAGCAAGAGAAGTACTGCCGGAAAATTATACAAAAAACGATGCGGTGTTCAATATTTCGAGAGTTTCGATGCTAGTATTGTCATTAATTTCTGGAAATGAGGATAATCTGAAAATCGCACTTGAAGATAAAATTCACGAGCCTTACAGATTACAACTAATTCCTGAAATAGAGAAAATCGACGAAATTATCGAAAACTCTGATGCAATCGGACATTATTTGAGTGGAGCAGGCTCAACGATTATGATAATTTTAAAATCAGATGACACTACATCAGAATCAGAAATTAGAAATAAACTGAACAAATTATCCAATTCTTATGAAGTTATGCAGCTTGATATCGACAAAAAAGGCGCGTTTATAATTTAA
- the mgtA gene encoding magnesium-translocating P-type ATPase — MEKFWSYDVDEVLKTIETSKNGLSTEQANERIEKLGQNLFEEKKSSSKLMVFINQFKNPITMILIFAAILSIFLKDYSDGIIILIIIMISAILSYNHESKANDAVKKLLSTVSVTSAVLRDGKFQELDNSKLTIGDIISVKTGDMIPADCLLIEENSLSMDESSLTGETFPVEKNEEKLEEKTALSQRKNSLWMGTHVISGSGKAVIVNLAKDSEFGKITESLDETETDTDFERGIKDFGNLILQVTTILIGLIFLFNIILNKPFLESFMFALALSVGLTPQMLPAIISVNLSQGAKRMSAQGVIVKKLNSIENFGSMTVMCSDKTGTITKGQVKLESAMDNTGKKSETLVKLAAINSYFQEGYTNPIDQAILDENKNDFTKYEKLFEIPYSFENKLLSVIVNTNNDLSDENIMITKGALTSVINVCSTYQDDSGNSGNIEEIKSEIMDLFEKYSSQGYRILGLAYNHIDQTTDASKQKAEDMIFRGLLLFIDPLKDDIKDVIEQMNSLGVSLKMITGDNHLIAKNIGSKVGLNPDKILLGEDLNSYSLSQLNKKIMDIDIFAEISPNQKEKIILAYKQAGEIVGYMGDGINDAPAIKQADVGISVDTAADTAKDAASIVLLENSLKVLVSGIKEGRRTFINTLKYIFVATSANFGNMFSMAGASLFLKFLPLLPKQILLTNLFTDFPSLQIASDSVDEDWLQSPVTWDMKFIKRFMIIFGITSSVFDYITFVVLLLLFKANEQFFQTGWMLESVISAMVVMLIVRTKRPVIKSKPSKKLMVAIILVAVFLIAIIYSPINTYLGLIALPVQALLSMLAISLIYALTAEILKKQFYKHNSFSRK; from the coding sequence ATGGAAAAATTTTGGTCATACGATGTAGATGAAGTACTTAAAACTATAGAAACTTCGAAAAATGGTCTGTCAACTGAACAGGCAAATGAAAGAATAGAAAAATTGGGGCAAAATTTATTCGAAGAGAAAAAATCATCCTCGAAATTAATGGTTTTTATCAATCAATTCAAAAATCCAATAACAATGATATTGATTTTTGCGGCGATTTTGTCGATATTTTTGAAAGATTACTCTGATGGGATTATCATTCTAATAATTATCATGATATCTGCAATATTGAGCTACAATCACGAAAGTAAAGCGAATGATGCAGTAAAAAAACTTTTGTCAACAGTAAGTGTCACATCAGCAGTGCTAAGAGATGGAAAATTTCAAGAATTGGATAATTCTAAGCTAACGATTGGAGATATCATATCTGTCAAGACAGGAGACATGATTCCTGCAGATTGTTTGCTTATTGAAGAAAATTCGCTCTCCATGGATGAATCCAGCTTAACAGGAGAGACTTTCCCTGTTGAAAAAAATGAGGAGAAATTAGAAGAAAAAACAGCACTTTCACAAAGGAAAAATTCGTTGTGGATGGGAACACATGTAATTAGTGGATCGGGAAAAGCTGTAATTGTGAATTTGGCAAAAGATTCAGAATTTGGAAAAATTACGGAGTCTTTGGATGAAACAGAAACCGACACAGATTTTGAAAGAGGTATCAAAGATTTTGGTAATTTGATTCTTCAAGTTACAACAATTTTAATCGGCTTGATATTTTTGTTCAACATTATTCTCAACAAGCCTTTCTTGGAATCATTTATGTTTGCATTGGCATTGTCTGTAGGATTGACACCACAAATGCTACCAGCTATTATCAGCGTAAACTTATCACAAGGTGCAAAAAGAATGTCAGCGCAAGGAGTTATTGTAAAAAAATTAAACTCCATAGAAAACTTCGGCTCGATGACAGTAATGTGCTCAGATAAAACAGGAACCATAACAAAAGGCCAAGTCAAACTTGAATCTGCGATGGATAATACTGGAAAGAAATCTGAAACATTAGTCAAACTAGCAGCCATCAATTCATATTTTCAAGAAGGATACACGAATCCGATTGATCAAGCGATTTTAGATGAAAATAAGAATGATTTTACAAAATACGAGAAACTTTTCGAAATTCCATATTCTTTTGAAAACAAATTATTGAGCGTAATTGTAAACACAAATAATGATTTGTCAGATGAAAACATCATGATTACAAAAGGAGCATTGACCAGTGTAATCAATGTTTGTTCAACATATCAAGATGATAGTGGAAATTCGGGAAATATCGAAGAAATCAAATCTGAAATAATGGATTTGTTCGAGAAGTATTCGAGCCAAGGATACAGAATTTTGGGATTAGCGTATAATCACATCGATCAGACAACAGATGCAAGCAAGCAGAAAGCTGAAGATATGATATTTAGAGGACTTCTATTATTCATCGATCCATTAAAAGACGATATAAAAGATGTGATTGAGCAAATGAACTCATTGGGAGTTTCATTAAAAATGATAACGGGAGATAATCATTTGATAGCCAAAAATATTGGAAGCAAAGTGGGATTAAATCCCGATAAAATTCTACTCGGCGAAGATTTGAACTCGTATTCATTGAGTCAATTGAACAAAAAAATCATGGACATAGATATTTTTGCAGAAATCAGTCCGAACCAAAAAGAAAAAATAATTTTAGCATATAAACAAGCTGGAGAAATCGTAGGATATATGGGAGACGGGATAAATGATGCACCCGCGATAAAACAAGCAGACGTCGGAATATCTGTCGATACAGCAGCAGACACAGCAAAAGATGCGGCATCAATTGTTTTATTGGAAAACAGCTTGAAAGTTTTGGTATCGGGAATAAAAGAAGGTAGAAGAACATTCATCAACACCTTGAAATACATATTTGTAGCCACAAGCGCAAATTTTGGAAATATGTTTTCAATGGCTGGAGCGAGCTTGTTCTTGAAATTCTTACCATTATTACCAAAACAAATTCTACTAACAAATCTATTTACAGATTTTCCATCGCTACAAATCGCATCAGACTCTGTAGATGAAGATTGGTTGCAAAGCCCTGTAACATGGGATATGAAATTTATAAAAAGATTCATGATAATATTTGGAATAACATCGTCAGTGTTTGACTATATAACATTTGTTGTATTGTTATTATTGTTCAAAGCCAATGAACAATTCTTCCAAACAGGATGGATGTTGGAATCAGTAATCTCAGCCATGGTAGTAATGCTAATAGTCAGAACAAAAAGGCCGGTAATTAAAAGCAAGCCTAGCAAAAAACTTATGGTCGCAATAATTTTGGTTGCGGTTTTCTTGATTGCGATAATTTACAGTCCAATAAACACATACCTTGGATTGATAGCATTGCCAGTTCAAGCATTATTATCAATGTTAGCAATATCTTTGATTTACGCATTGACAGCAGAAATATTAAAAAAACAATTCTACAAACACAATTCTTTCTCAAGAAAATAA
- a CDS encoding helix-turn-helix domain-containing protein produces the protein MLNENIKSLRKQNGLSQEQLANEMHVVRQTVSKWERGLSVPDSDSLIKLSEILQTSVSVLLGENVEETEQSELDKISEKLEEINMQFFENKQKKIKVYRNIFIVIDALIVVVFLALLFMKSSYLQWDTTDSNTAVMKFILQSFEWGFVRIAPLLLVICTICAYVFNKKLKSMVV, from the coding sequence ATGTTGAATGAAAATATTAAATCACTAAGAAAACAAAATGGATTGTCACAAGAACAATTAGCAAATGAAATGCACGTTGTCAGACAGACAGTTTCAAAATGGGAGAGAGGATTGTCCGTTCCTGATTCGGATTCTTTGATAAAGTTATCGGAAATATTACAAACATCTGTAAGCGTACTATTAGGTGAAAATGTAGAAGAAACAGAACAATCAGAATTAGATAAAATATCGGAGAAACTCGAAGAAATTAATATGCAATTTTTCGAAAACAAACAAAAGAAAATCAAGGTTTACAGAAATATATTTATCGTAATTGATGCATTAATTGTGGTAGTATTCTTAGCCTTGCTTTTTATGAAAAGCAGCTATTTGCAATGGGACACGACAGATTCCAACACAGCAGTAATGAAATTTATATTGCAAAGTTTCGAATGGGGATTTGTCAGAATCGCACCACTACTTCTTGTGATTTGCACAATTTGTGCTTATGTTTTTAATAAGAAATTAAAATCGATGGTAGTGTGA
- a CDS encoding amidohydrolase, protein MNYEKLFSLIDSKKDDMFNDRRWLHEHPELSYEEKETSEYIYKHYENNKNVKVEKNIGGYGVKVTIDSGKPGKTVALRADFDALPITEDTGLDYASKNKGVMHACGHDAHTAYMMTLADCLVEMKDDFSGKIVIIHQPAEEMPPGGSSFMIKDGVLDGVDNIFGCHVMSQLDFGKVYYHKGPTQQARAKFVATVKGTGGHGAAPHEANDAIVIASNLVMSLQTIVSRRLNPMTPGVVTIGSFDGKGQFNIIKDSVTLEGDVRCMSDDARVLIEKEVRNICEGLAKAYSCEIELDYKNDYPVLMNDDEMTQLVVDAVKEAKIPEVVGVEDCGPQAQSEDFSYYSQKIPASFFYIGAKPDGKAYPHHHPKFTINEDSMIIAAKAMGAVALKYLNEK, encoded by the coding sequence ATGAATTATGAAAAATTATTTTCTTTGATTGATTCAAAGAAGGACGATATGTTTAATGACAGAAGATGGCTTCACGAACATCCAGAGCTATCTTATGAAGAAAAGGAAACTAGCGAGTATATTTACAAGCACTACGAAAACAATAAAAATGTTAAGGTTGAAAAAAATATTGGAGGATATGGAGTAAAGGTTACGATTGATTCTGGTAAACCAGGAAAGACTGTAGCTTTGAGAGCAGACTTTGATGCGCTTCCAATTACAGAAGATACTGGTCTTGACTACGCTTCTAAAAACAAGGGCGTAATGCATGCTTGTGGTCACGATGCACACACTGCATACATGATGACATTGGCAGATTGTTTAGTTGAAATGAAAGACGATTTTTCTGGTAAAATTGTAATCATTCACCAACCAGCAGAAGAAATGCCACCAGGAGGATCAAGTTTTATGATTAAAGATGGCGTTTTGGATGGAGTTGATAATATATTTGGCTGTCACGTTATGAGTCAATTGGATTTTGGAAAAGTTTATTACCACAAGGGTCCTACACAACAAGCTCGTGCAAAATTCGTTGCCACTGTAAAAGGTACTGGTGGACACGGCGCTGCTCCTCACGAAGCAAATGATGCTATTGTTATTGCAAGTAATTTGGTTATGAGTCTTCAAACAATTGTTTCTAGAAGATTAAACCCAATGACACCAGGCGTTGTAACTATTGGTTCATTTGATGGTAAAGGTCAATTTAATATCATCAAAGACTCTGTAACTCTTGAAGGAGATGTTAGATGCATGTCCGATGATGCAAGAGTGCTTATAGAAAAAGAAGTTAGAAATATTTGTGAAGGATTGGCAAAGGCATATAGTTGTGAAATCGAATTGGATTACAAGAATGATTATCCAGTTTTGATGAATGACGATGAAATGACACAACTTGTAGTTGATGCTGTAAAAGAAGCCAAAATTCCTGAAGTTGTTGGAGTTGAAGATTGCGGCCCACAAGCACAATCAGAAGACTTTTCATATTATTCACAAAAAATTCCAGCAAGTTTCTTCTACATTGGTGCGAAACCAGATGGCAAAGCATATCCACATCACCATCCAAAATTCACAATCAATGAAGATTCAATGATTATCGCAGCAAAAGCTATGGGAGCTGTTGCATTGAAATATTTAAACGAAAAATAA